A single window of Psychromonas ingrahamii 37 DNA harbors:
- a CDS encoding Na+/H+ antiporter subunit G, with the protein MSVFLEIVVSILLVLGSIVTLIGSIGLAKFPDYFTRLHAPTKASTVGVGCILIASMIFFSVELGHVNLKEALISIFLLITAPVAAHMLAKAGLHYKVNMKENTQNQHLAKKAYLHKSPDDE; encoded by the coding sequence ATGAGTGTATTTTTAGAAATAGTGGTGAGTATTTTATTGGTATTGGGTAGCATTGTTACGCTAATTGGCTCTATTGGCTTAGCCAAATTCCCTGATTACTTTACTCGCTTGCACGCGCCAACTAAAGCCAGCACCGTAGGGGTTGGCTGTATCCTGATCGCTTCGATGATATTTTTCAGCGTTGAACTTGGCCATGTGAACTTGAAAGAAGCATTGATAAGCATATTTTTGTTGATCACAGCTCCCGTAGCCGCACATATGCTAGCTAAAGCAGGCTTACACTATAAAGTAAACATGAAGGAGAACACCCAAAATCAACATTTGGCTAAAAAGGCTTACTTACACAAAAGTCCTGATGATGAGTAG
- a CDS encoding K+/H+ antiporter subunit F, whose product MLSYAILISCGLIGCALALNAWRLIIGPTTPDRIIAVDTMYINSIALIILLGLYQGSPSYYEGALLIALLGFVSTSAFCKYLLRGDIIE is encoded by the coding sequence ATGTTAAGTTACGCTATACTGATTTCTTGCGGCTTAATTGGTTGTGCTTTAGCCTTAAATGCTTGGCGCTTGATCATTGGCCCCACTACCCCTGACAGAATTATCGCCGTTGATACCATGTACATTAACAGTATTGCACTGATCATATTGTTAGGGCTTTACCAAGGCTCGCCCAGTTACTACGAAGGTGCATTACTGATTGCACTGCTTGGCTTTGTAAGTACTTCGGCCTTTTGTAAGTACTTATTACGCGGCGATATTATAGAATAA
- a CDS encoding Na+/H+ antiporter subunit E — MDKVRKFIWFPTPYYSILLWLVWQILHDFSRGHMVLGAVFAIVIPWIVAPLSEKEPVAKKPLKVLTYVFRLLFDIVVSNYDVAKRVLQSNSSLKPAFIAVPLAINEPLPLTIFTSSVSLTPGTVSVELSDNRQWLYVHVLHLEDEQQLINLIKDRYEAPLKEIFGC; from the coding sequence ATGGATAAAGTGCGTAAGTTTATTTGGTTCCCTACTCCTTACTACAGCATATTGCTATGGTTAGTGTGGCAAATTTTACATGATTTTAGTCGTGGTCATATGGTGTTAGGGGCGGTGTTTGCCATTGTTATCCCTTGGATTGTCGCACCGCTCAGTGAGAAAGAACCGGTAGCAAAAAAGCCTCTTAAAGTATTGACGTATGTCTTTCGTTTACTCTTTGACATTGTGGTCTCTAATTACGACGTAGCGAAACGCGTACTGCAAAGCAATAGTAGTTTAAAGCCGGCTTTTATTGCGGTGCCTTTAGCCATTAATGAGCCTTTACCACTCACCATCTTTACTAGCAGCGTCTCATTAACACCTGGCACAGTGAGCGTAGAATTGTCGGATAACAGGCAATGGCTGTATGTACACGTTCTGCACCTTGAGGACGAGCAGCAGTTAATTAACCTTATCAAAGATCGTTATGAAGCACCTTTAAAGGAGATTTTCGGATGTTAA
- a CDS encoding Na+/H+ antiporter subunit E, with protein MDKVRKFIWFPTPYYSILLWLVWQILHDFSRGHMVLGAVFAIVIPWIVAPLSEKEPVAKKPLKVLTYVFRLLFDINEVAK; from the coding sequence ATGGATAAAGTGCGTAAGTTTATTTGGTTCCCTACTCCTTACTACAGCATATTGCTATGGTTAGTGTGGCAAATTTTACATGATTTTAGTCGTGGTCATATGGTGTTAGGGGCGGTGTTTGCCATTGTTATCCCTTGGATTGTCGCACCGCTCAGTGAGAAAGAACCGGTAGCAAAAAAGCCTCTTAAAGTATTGACGTATGTCTTTCGTTTACTTTTTGACATTAATGAGGTAGCTAAATAA